The following coding sequences lie in one Myxococcus xanthus genomic window:
- a CDS encoding MbnP family protein has protein sequence MKKHASLSSLPDLGRMLALAAMALLALPACGDDGATDEQLQASEDQRRQLEQQVSELEEEVTRLEAQVARQQLDAEAAQAELADITQQLEEARELLASQDWEGVYQQLTQVRAELAALRTQLAAMDGSLELNAAFVFGTAPFALGQTYATAGGDTVTFSQVRYWLSNVTLLKQDGTTRALTDSYHLMEVINAQELDGTSTPVTLPANRRERVQARAVPAGTYSGIRFSIGVDPTYNDDLSRQAGELHVLQNMASVSWMWFTSYIFTKTHGTYVTAQGTQGDFTWDTGTNANYRTVELPFPTTVTVNSQKHLAVNLQANVEALFASLNPSTTPSIGATQSTESATLSDGFANMFSLVSVENADR, from the coding sequence ATGAAAAAGCACGCTTCCCTCTCTTCACTCCCCGATTTGGGCCGGATGCTGGCCCTGGCCGCCATGGCACTCCTGGCACTGCCCGCCTGTGGTGATGACGGCGCGACCGACGAGCAACTCCAGGCCTCGGAGGATCAACGCCGCCAGCTCGAGCAACAGGTCTCGGAGCTCGAGGAAGAGGTCACCCGGCTCGAAGCCCAGGTCGCGCGGCAGCAGTTGGACGCGGAAGCAGCTCAGGCGGAGCTGGCCGACATCACCCAGCAACTCGAAGAGGCACGGGAACTGCTGGCATCGCAGGACTGGGAGGGCGTCTATCAACAGCTCACCCAGGTGCGCGCGGAACTCGCGGCGCTGCGAACCCAGTTGGCCGCCATGGACGGCAGCCTGGAGCTGAACGCGGCCTTCGTCTTCGGCACCGCGCCATTCGCCCTGGGCCAGACGTACGCCACCGCGGGCGGAGACACCGTCACCTTCTCCCAGGTCCGTTACTGGCTCTCCAACGTGACGCTGCTCAAGCAGGACGGCACCACGAGGGCGCTCACCGACAGCTACCACCTCATGGAGGTCATCAACGCGCAGGAGTTGGACGGCACCTCAACCCCCGTGACACTTCCCGCCAACCGCCGCGAGCGCGTCCAGGCCCGAGCGGTCCCCGCGGGCACCTACTCGGGCATCCGGTTCAGCATCGGCGTGGACCCCACCTACAACGACGACCTGAGCCGCCAGGCGGGCGAACTGCACGTCCTCCAGAACATGGCATCCGTAAGCTGGATGTGGTTCACCAGCTACATCTTCACCAAGACGCACGGCACCTACGTGACGGCCCAGGGCACGCAGGGCGACTTCACCTGGGACACCGGTACCAACGCCAACTACCGCACGGTGGAGTTGCCGTTCCCCACCACTGTCACCGTCAACTCCCAGAAGCACCTGGCGGTGAACCTCCAGGCCAACGTGGAGGCCCTGTTCGCGTCGCTCAACCCGAGCACCACACCCAGCATCGGCGCCACGCAGAGCACCGAGAGCGCCACGCTGTCGGACGGTTTCGCCAACATGTTCTCCCTGGTGTCAGTGGAGAACGCCGACCGATGA
- a CDS encoding MbnH family di-heme enzyme, which produces MAWRVGRRAGVLAVLAWLGAGCGATDGEAETYVWKLPAGFPTPRVPADNPMTEEKVQLGRRLFFDVRLSRNETQSCASCHDPARAFTEPLVTSQGSTGETHRRNAQGLANVAYATSLTWANPSLTTLEAQALVPLFGKEPVELGFGDREEELLGRLRAVPELAAEFQRAFPEAVEPVSVATLTRALASFQRSLISGNSAYDRYVYGNEVEAMTRQQKRGMELFFSERLECDHCHTGFNFQDATVHEATSEPILPFHNTGLYNEDGQGAYPAEDPGLIELTGRPEDMGRFRAPSLRNVAVTGPYMHDGSLATLSDVLDHYAAGGHARLVSGGETSPLQSGFVRGFTLTEQEREDVLAFLESLTDTEFLTDPRFADPSTTP; this is translated from the coding sequence ATGGCGTGGCGCGTGGGAAGACGAGCAGGGGTGCTGGCGGTGCTGGCCTGGCTGGGCGCGGGCTGTGGCGCCACGGACGGCGAGGCGGAGACCTACGTGTGGAAGCTGCCCGCGGGGTTTCCCACGCCGCGAGTGCCCGCGGACAATCCGATGACGGAGGAGAAGGTGCAGCTGGGACGGAGGCTCTTCTTCGATGTGCGCCTGTCACGGAACGAGACGCAGTCCTGCGCGTCCTGCCATGACCCGGCGCGAGCCTTCACCGAGCCCTTGGTGACGTCGCAGGGCAGCACGGGCGAGACGCACCGCCGCAACGCCCAGGGGCTGGCCAACGTCGCCTATGCCACGAGTCTCACCTGGGCGAATCCCTCGCTCACGACGCTGGAGGCGCAAGCGTTGGTGCCCTTGTTCGGCAAGGAGCCGGTGGAGTTGGGCTTCGGTGACAGGGAAGAGGAGTTGCTCGGCCGGCTGCGCGCGGTCCCGGAACTGGCGGCGGAGTTCCAGCGCGCGTTTCCGGAGGCCGTGGAGCCCGTGTCCGTGGCCACGCTGACGCGGGCGCTGGCGTCGTTCCAGCGCAGCCTCATCTCCGGTAACTCCGCATATGACCGCTATGTGTATGGCAATGAAGTGGAGGCCATGACGCGGCAGCAGAAGCGGGGCATGGAGTTGTTCTTCTCGGAGCGGCTGGAGTGTGACCACTGCCACACCGGCTTCAACTTCCAGGACGCCACGGTGCACGAGGCGACGTCCGAGCCCATCCTGCCCTTCCACAACACGGGCCTCTACAACGAGGACGGCCAGGGCGCGTACCCTGCCGAGGACCCGGGCCTCATCGAGCTGACGGGCCGTCCCGAGGACATGGGCCGCTTCCGCGCGCCGTCGCTGCGCAACGTGGCCGTCACCGGGCCATACATGCATGACGGCAGTCTGGCCACGCTGTCGGACGTGCTGGACCACTACGCCGCGGGAGGACACGCGCGGCTGGTGAGCGGCGGCGAGACCAGTCCGCTGCAGAGTGGCTTCGTGAGAGGCTTCACGCTGACCGAGCAGGAGCGGGAAGACGTGCTGGCGTTCCTCGAATCGCTCACCGACACGGAGTTCCTGACGGACCCGCGCTTCGCGGACCCGTCGACCACTCCTTGA
- a CDS encoding chloride channel protein, which produces MAGRREPLDEEQSALHDSWDTVLRTVGRVVLGTVLIWGVCSALRYGVHATSDTLLAFASGRSLWWAPLVLAGVLLLGGLLRGLLNRRPGWSDVASDGVNVALFNYHITYEDPADDPRPRYSRPAIRLALRKAVATLLTLGTGASGGLEGPVVLVGESLGAGVARLTRARSEHTLRTCQLAGIAAAVGTLLNAPFAAALFALEVVYGNRIVYRKLAYCLLAGIIAYALNNRLLGFKPIFVAPPHPHTYTLGEYGLTALVAVAVSAPIALLFGLTMKHTRQVVERVSPVLRGAMGALCTVLVAGGLYYGAGMDFRHVLGMGEYTIAQLLADTPGPLSLWWYLLLIVGGKLLTTGFTVQSGGSAGMLIPSMVLGGVSGAATAQMLASVTGTGPADVTVFVVVGIASALVAVVGVPLAAIALVLEVFGSAYGPPAVLACCVTYVLTLRLSVYNEQRRVQAVATEPVASD; this is translated from the coding sequence ATGGCTGGCCGTCGAGAGCCCCTGGACGAGGAGCAGAGTGCTCTTCACGACTCGTGGGACACGGTGCTGCGCACGGTGGGCCGGGTGGTACTGGGCACGGTGCTCATCTGGGGGGTGTGCTCGGCGCTGCGGTATGGCGTCCATGCCACCAGTGACACGTTGCTGGCGTTCGCGTCGGGGCGGAGCCTCTGGTGGGCGCCGCTGGTGCTCGCGGGCGTGCTGCTGCTGGGCGGACTGCTGCGAGGACTGCTCAACCGCCGGCCCGGCTGGAGCGACGTGGCCTCGGATGGGGTGAACGTCGCGCTCTTCAACTACCACATCACCTACGAGGACCCGGCGGACGACCCGCGCCCTCGCTACTCACGGCCCGCCATCCGGCTCGCCCTGCGCAAGGCGGTGGCCACGTTGCTCACGCTGGGCACCGGCGCGTCGGGCGGGCTGGAGGGTCCGGTCGTGCTGGTGGGCGAGTCCCTGGGCGCGGGCGTGGCCCGCCTCACCCGTGCCCGCTCCGAGCACACGCTGCGCACCTGCCAGCTGGCGGGCATCGCCGCGGCGGTGGGAACGCTGCTCAACGCGCCGTTCGCCGCCGCGCTCTTCGCGCTCGAGGTCGTCTACGGCAACCGCATTGTCTACCGGAAGCTGGCGTACTGCCTGCTGGCGGGAATCATCGCGTACGCGCTCAACAACCGCCTCCTCGGCTTCAAGCCCATCTTCGTGGCGCCGCCGCACCCGCACACGTACACGCTGGGGGAGTACGGACTCACCGCGCTGGTGGCCGTGGCGGTGTCCGCACCCATCGCGCTGCTGTTCGGCCTGACCATGAAACACACGCGCCAGGTGGTGGAGCGCGTCAGCCCGGTATTGCGCGGCGCCATGGGGGCGCTGTGCACCGTCCTGGTGGCCGGAGGGCTCTACTACGGCGCGGGCATGGACTTCCGGCACGTGCTGGGCATGGGCGAGTACACCATCGCCCAACTGCTGGCGGATACGCCGGGGCCGCTGTCGCTGTGGTGGTACCTGCTGCTCATCGTGGGTGGGAAGCTGCTCACCACGGGCTTCACGGTGCAGTCCGGTGGCTCGGCGGGCATGCTCATCCCCAGCATGGTGCTGGGCGGCGTGTCGGGCGCGGCCACGGCGCAGATGCTCGCGTCGGTGACGGGTACGGGGCCGGCGGACGTGACGGTGTTCGTGGTGGTGGGCATCGCCTCCGCGCTGGTGGCGGTGGTCGGCGTGCCCCTGGCGGCCATTGCCCTGGTGCTGGAGGTGTTCGGCTCCGCGTATGGCCCGCCCGCCGTCCTCGCATGCTGCGTCACCTACGTGCTGACGCTGCGGTTGTCTGTCTACAACGAGCAGCGCCGCGTGCAGGCCGTGGCGACGGAGCCCGTCGCGAGCGATTGA
- a CDS encoding cytochrome-c peroxidase: MSPTAPRSMAAASLAWLLLGACGEGGPPPVEEGPFPRHLPVGMAVIPSPPDNPLTPEGIALGRWLFHSPRLSSNGQVSCATCHEQARAFADDAALTRRGVSGRPLVRHVPALINLAWMEGLFWDGGSKNLESLSLAPLTHPDEMGNSQLSSMMARLSSEPEFAQRFENAFGPDGLTLSNLLRALAQFQRTLVSADSRYDRWRRGEPGVSLSPQEQHGLALVQRHCATCHATELFTDNAYHNNGLDSDAAFGEGEAESRGRGRVTQRAEDAGRFKTPTLRNVAVTAPYMHDGRLATLEDVLEHYRGGMVPSTTLDAAFQRQGQAPGLSLDDTAKAAIISFLDALTDEGFLSERELATHNNP; this comes from the coding sequence ATGAGCCCCACCGCGCCTCGGAGCATGGCCGCGGCGTCCTTGGCCTGGCTCCTGCTGGGCGCGTGTGGAGAGGGGGGCCCTCCGCCAGTCGAAGAGGGGCCCTTCCCGCGGCACCTCCCCGTGGGGATGGCCGTCATTCCCTCCCCTCCGGACAATCCGCTCACGCCCGAGGGCATCGCCCTGGGACGCTGGCTGTTCCACTCACCTCGGCTGTCCTCCAATGGCCAGGTGTCCTGCGCCACCTGCCATGAACAGGCACGAGCCTTCGCGGACGACGCGGCCCTCACCCGGCGTGGCGTCAGCGGACGCCCACTGGTGCGACACGTCCCCGCCCTCATCAACCTGGCCTGGATGGAAGGACTCTTCTGGGACGGCGGCTCGAAGAACCTCGAGTCCCTGTCCCTGGCGCCGCTCACGCACCCGGACGAGATGGGTAACAGCCAACTATCGTCCATGATGGCGCGGCTGTCCTCGGAGCCGGAGTTCGCCCAGCGCTTCGAGAACGCCTTCGGCCCTGACGGCCTCACCCTGAGCAACCTGCTGCGCGCCCTGGCCCAGTTCCAACGGACGCTCGTCTCCGCGGACTCCCGCTATGACAGGTGGCGACGGGGCGAGCCGGGCGTAAGCCTGAGCCCTCAAGAGCAGCACGGGCTGGCGCTGGTCCAGCGGCACTGCGCCACGTGCCACGCCACGGAGCTCTTCACCGACAACGCCTACCACAACAATGGATTGGACTCGGACGCGGCCTTTGGCGAAGGCGAGGCGGAGTCGCGAGGCAGGGGGCGCGTCACGCAGCGCGCCGAGGACGCGGGGCGATTCAAGACGCCCACCCTGCGCAACGTCGCTGTCACCGCGCCGTACATGCATGACGGACGGCTCGCGACCCTGGAAGACGTCCTGGAGCACTACCGCGGCGGAATGGTGCCATCCACCACGCTGGACGCCGCGTTTCAGCGCCAAGGTCAGGCCCCAGGACTGTCGCTGGATGACACGGCAAAGGCCGCCATCATCTCCTTTCTCGATGCATTGACGGATGAGGGCTTCCTCTCGGAGCGCGAGCTGGCGACCCACAACAACCCGTGA
- a CDS encoding four-helix bundle copper-binding protein, whose product MASVEVMNADSDMRQCIEDCLACHRVCMETLTYCLGKGGKHAEARHLRLLMDCAEICQTSANFMLRDSELHSRTCFACSEVCGRCAESCAQMGEDVVMKACADMCTQCSDSCWRMGGGVMSQTPNPEAAQRAADLPA is encoded by the coding sequence ATGGCCTCAGTCGAAGTGATGAACGCCGACAGCGACATGCGCCAGTGCATCGAGGATTGCCTGGCCTGTCACCGCGTCTGCATGGAGACACTGACGTATTGTCTGGGAAAGGGCGGCAAGCATGCGGAGGCCAGACACCTGCGCTTGCTGATGGACTGCGCGGAAATCTGCCAGACGAGCGCGAACTTCATGCTGCGGGACTCGGAGCTGCATAGCCGCACCTGCTTCGCCTGCTCGGAAGTCTGCGGGCGCTGCGCGGAGTCCTGCGCGCAAATGGGCGAGGACGTGGTGATGAAGGCCTGCGCGGACATGTGCACCCAGTGTTCGGACTCGTGCTGGAGGATGGGCGGCGGTGTCATGTCGCAGACGCCCAACCCGGAGGCCGCCCAGCGCGCCGCCGACCTTCCCGCGTGA
- a CDS encoding aromatic ring-hydroxylating oxygenase subunit alpha, protein MSFREEGRTSGTPAGHISVVHLPNAWFILCASSELGDKPLARTLQGSPLVLFRGEGGKPAALVDRCPHRNVPLSLGRVQEGQLQCGYHGWRFDGAGQCRAIPGFLGEPGARARCATAHATREQDGFVWVYSTPGVEPTTEPYRFPLLEAREYTTVRRTLRAPGSLHSTLENTLDVPHTAYLHGGLFRTEEKRNEIDVVVRRSADKVEAEYIGEPRPSGLVGRLLAPGGGVVQHFDRFLMPSIAQVEYRIGDTSHIMVTSAMTPVSDWDTLVYAVVTFRLPLPRWLVRAALPLIMPVALHIFGQDARILRQQTETIRRFGTEAYASTEIDVLGPGILRLLRAAEREKPGAVGDTVHETRLKMRT, encoded by the coding sequence ATGAGCTTTCGCGAGGAGGGGCGCACCTCCGGTACGCCCGCTGGACATATCTCCGTCGTCCATCTGCCCAACGCCTGGTTCATCCTCTGTGCTTCGAGTGAGCTGGGAGACAAGCCCCTGGCGCGCACGCTCCAGGGTTCGCCCCTGGTGCTCTTCCGAGGTGAGGGCGGCAAGCCCGCGGCCCTGGTGGACCGCTGCCCGCACCGCAACGTGCCGTTGTCGCTGGGCCGGGTGCAGGAAGGCCAGCTCCAGTGCGGCTACCACGGCTGGCGTTTCGACGGCGCGGGGCAGTGCCGCGCCATCCCTGGTTTCCTGGGCGAGCCCGGCGCGCGTGCTCGCTGTGCCACGGCGCATGCCACGCGCGAGCAGGATGGCTTCGTCTGGGTCTACTCCACGCCGGGCGTCGAGCCCACCACGGAGCCCTACCGCTTCCCGCTGCTGGAGGCGCGCGAATACACCACCGTGCGCCGCACGCTGCGGGCCCCCGGTTCGCTGCACTCCACGCTGGAGAACACGTTGGACGTGCCCCACACCGCGTACCTCCATGGCGGGCTGTTCCGCACCGAGGAGAAGCGGAACGAAATCGACGTGGTGGTGCGCCGGAGCGCGGACAAGGTGGAGGCCGAGTACATCGGCGAGCCGCGTCCCAGCGGGCTCGTGGGCCGGCTGCTCGCGCCGGGTGGCGGGGTGGTGCAGCACTTCGATCGCTTCCTGATGCCCTCCATCGCCCAGGTGGAGTACCGCATCGGTGACACCAGCCACATCATGGTGACCTCCGCGATGACGCCCGTGTCGGACTGGGACACGCTGGTGTACGCGGTGGTGACGTTCCGTCTGCCATTGCCCCGCTGGTTGGTGCGCGCGGCGCTCCCGCTCATCATGCCCGTGGCGCTCCACATCTTCGGGCAGGACGCGCGCATCCTCCGGCAGCAGACGGAGACCATCCGCCGCTTCGGCACGGAGGCCTATGCCTCCACGGAAATCGACGTGCTCGGTCCCGGCATCCTCCGCCTGCTGCGCGCCGCCGAGCGCGAGAAGCCCGGCGCCGTGGGGGACACGGTGCATGAAACACGACTGAAGATGCGGACCTGA
- a CDS encoding heavy metal translocating P-type ATPase, translating into MPQHHSHAPHSRTPPPSPAGEAPAIDPVCGMKVDPNAPKGGHLEHAGLTYAFCNLRCRERFRADPERYLSPAETAPEPTPAPGTLYVCPMDPEVRQSHPGACPKCGMALEPETLPVQESRVEYVCPMHPEVVKNGPGSCPKCGMALEPRTVLAEEPPDPELQSMRLRFRVGLALTVPLLVLAMSDMIPGQPVQHAVSAGVLAWAQLVLATPVVLWVGWPFFQRGWASVRNRHLNMFTLIALGTGAAYLFSVFTTLLPQALPLGLRTGHGGSAPLYFEAAAVIVTLVALGQVLELRARHATSGALRALLSLAPPVARRMGEDGHEEDVPLASVQSGDPLRVRPGEKVPVDGVVLQGTSAVDESMVTGESLPVEKAPGAQVTGGTVNGTGSLVMRAERVGQDTLLSRIVQRVSEAQRTRAPIQRLADKVAAVFVPVVIAVAVVTAGVWAIWGPEPRLAHAVVNAVAVLIIACPCALGLATPMSVMVGTGRGAQAGVLIRDAAALERLEAVDTLVVDKTGTLTEGKPRLVTVVPAPGFEEARLLRLAASLERGSEHPLAAAIVAGAKERGVTLTPVEDFRSLTGKGVVGKVEGADVALGNAALTEALQVDGGDLTSRAEALRAEGQTVVLVAVEGKAAGLLGVEDPVKSSTPEALALLREEGLRVVMLTGDSQTTADAVARRLGITEVIAGVLPEAKGDAVRKLQQEGRVVAMAGDGVNDAPALAQADVGIAMGTGTDIAMESAAVTLVKGDLRAIARARRLSQGTLRNIRQNLFFAFIYNAVGVPVAAGVLYPVFGLLLSPIFASAAMSLSSVSVIGNALRLRKLKL; encoded by the coding sequence ATGCCCCAACACCATTCGCACGCGCCGCATTCCCGCACGCCCCCTCCCTCTCCGGCCGGGGAGGCGCCCGCCATCGACCCCGTTTGCGGCATGAAGGTGGACCCGAACGCCCCGAAGGGCGGTCACCTGGAGCACGCCGGGCTGACCTACGCCTTCTGCAATCTCCGGTGCCGGGAGCGATTTCGCGCGGACCCGGAGCGCTACCTCTCGCCCGCGGAGACCGCGCCGGAACCGACGCCGGCGCCGGGCACCCTGTACGTCTGCCCCATGGACCCGGAGGTCCGCCAATCGCATCCCGGCGCCTGCCCCAAGTGCGGCATGGCGCTGGAGCCCGAGACGCTTCCCGTCCAGGAATCCCGCGTGGAGTACGTGTGCCCCATGCACCCGGAGGTGGTGAAGAACGGCCCGGGGAGCTGCCCCAAGTGCGGCATGGCGCTGGAGCCGCGCACGGTGCTGGCGGAGGAGCCGCCGGACCCGGAGCTGCAATCCATGCGGCTGCGCTTCCGCGTGGGCCTGGCGCTCACGGTGCCGCTGCTCGTGCTGGCCATGTCGGACATGATTCCCGGGCAGCCGGTGCAACACGCGGTGTCCGCGGGCGTGCTGGCCTGGGCGCAGCTCGTGCTGGCCACGCCCGTGGTGCTCTGGGTGGGCTGGCCCTTCTTCCAGCGCGGCTGGGCGTCGGTGCGAAACCGGCACCTCAACATGTTCACCCTCATCGCCCTGGGGACGGGCGCGGCGTATCTGTTCAGCGTCTTCACCACGCTGCTGCCGCAGGCCCTGCCACTGGGACTGCGCACGGGGCACGGCGGCTCCGCGCCCCTCTATTTCGAAGCCGCCGCCGTCATCGTCACCCTGGTCGCGCTGGGACAGGTGTTGGAGTTGCGCGCCCGGCACGCGACCTCCGGTGCACTGCGGGCGCTGCTGAGCCTCGCGCCGCCGGTGGCGCGGCGAATGGGAGAGGACGGTCACGAGGAGGATGTGCCGCTCGCGAGCGTCCAGTCTGGGGACCCGCTGCGCGTGCGCCCCGGAGAGAAGGTGCCCGTGGACGGCGTGGTGCTCCAGGGGACCAGCGCGGTGGATGAGTCCATGGTGACGGGCGAGTCGCTGCCCGTGGAGAAGGCCCCGGGCGCGCAGGTGACGGGCGGAACGGTGAATGGCACGGGCTCACTGGTGATGCGCGCCGAGCGCGTGGGCCAGGACACGTTGCTCTCCCGCATCGTCCAGCGCGTGAGTGAAGCGCAACGCACCCGCGCGCCGATTCAGCGGCTCGCCGACAAGGTGGCGGCCGTCTTCGTGCCGGTGGTCATCGCGGTGGCGGTGGTGACGGCGGGCGTGTGGGCCATCTGGGGACCCGAGCCTCGGTTGGCGCACGCGGTGGTCAACGCGGTGGCGGTGCTCATCATCGCCTGCCCCTGTGCGCTGGGGCTGGCCACGCCCATGTCCGTCATGGTGGGCACCGGGCGCGGCGCCCAGGCGGGCGTCCTCATCCGCGACGCGGCGGCGCTGGAGCGGCTGGAGGCGGTGGACACGCTGGTGGTGGACAAGACGGGCACGCTCACCGAGGGCAAGCCGCGCCTCGTGACGGTGGTGCCCGCGCCGGGCTTCGAGGAGGCGCGGCTGCTGCGGCTGGCCGCGAGCCTGGAGCGTGGCAGTGAGCACCCGTTGGCCGCGGCCATCGTCGCGGGCGCGAAGGAGCGTGGCGTGACGCTGACGCCCGTGGAGGACTTCCGCTCGCTCACGGGCAAGGGCGTCGTGGGCAAGGTGGAGGGCGCCGACGTGGCCCTGGGCAACGCGGCCCTGACGGAGGCGCTCCAGGTGGATGGAGGGGACCTGACCTCCCGGGCCGAGGCGCTGAGAGCAGAGGGTCAGACGGTGGTGCTGGTGGCGGTGGAGGGGAAGGCCGCGGGGTTGCTCGGTGTCGAGGACCCGGTGAAGTCCTCCACGCCGGAGGCCCTGGCGTTGCTGCGCGAGGAAGGGCTTCGCGTGGTGATGCTCACGGGCGACAGCCAGACGACGGCGGACGCGGTGGCGCGGCGGCTGGGTATCACCGAGGTCATCGCCGGGGTGTTGCCGGAGGCGAAGGGCGACGCCGTCCGGAAGCTCCAGCAGGAGGGGCGGGTGGTGGCCATGGCGGGAGACGGCGTCAACGATGCGCCCGCGCTGGCGCAGGCGGACGTGGGCATCGCCATGGGCACCGGGACGGACATCGCGATGGAGAGCGCGGCCGTGACACTGGTGAAGGGGGACCTTCGGGCCATCGCTCGGGCACGCCGCCTGAGCCAGGGCACGCTGCGCAACATCCGGCAGAACCTCTTCTTCGCCTTCATCTACAACGCCGTGGGTGTGCCGGTGGCGGCGGGCGTGCTGTACCCCGTCTTCGGTCTGCTCCTCAGTCCCATCTTCGCCAGTGCCGCGATGAGCCTCTCGTCGGTGTCCGTCATCGGCAATGCGCTCCGGCTGCGGAAGCTGAAGCTGTAG